A window of Marinilabiliales bacterium genomic DNA:
TTTTCCCGAGCCTTTCAATCTTTTTGACGACTATTCGGGAATGGGTGCTGCGGCCAGGGAGCAGGATATGTCTATTGAGCATACGATGCGGATCGTTGAGGACCTTAAAATGTGGCCCCCAGGTGCATCAGGAGGTGTTTACAACAGGACCGTGGGCAGGATGGATGAGGAGCAGCGGAGGCTGTGGGACATGACATATGAACCTATAAGGGAGGAATTTGAAAAGCTTAATCCACAGGGAAAAGACCTTGTCAGGTGGAAATATCAGCGGTATATGTATGATTATCTGGCCACTATACAGTCTGTTGACGAAAGCGTTGGCCGTATACTTCAGTATCTTGAAGATACAGGAATGGATGAAAATACCATAGTTATATATACCTCCGATCAGGGTTTTTATCTTGGTGAGCACGGCTGGTTTGACAAGCGCTTCATGTATGAAGAGTCATACCGCACCCCCCTGGTTATAAAATGGCCGGGGCATATTGAACCCGGAAGTGTAAATAAAGACATTGTCTCAAACCTTGATTTTGCCCAGACCTTTCTTGATGCTGCAGGCGCTCCCGATCCCGGGGATATGCAGGGCAGAAGCATGCTGCCATTACTGCGAGGTGAAAATGTAAGGGACTGGAGAGATGCACATTATTATCATTATTACGAATATCCGGCAGTACATAGCGTCAAGCGTCATTACGGGATTGCAACAGACCGCTACAAGCTGATCCATTTCTATTACGATATAGATGAATGGGAGATGTATGACCTGGAAACCGATCCGCATGAGATGCAGAATGTATACGATGATCCCTCCTACGCCGTGGTACGCGATGATTTACATATCAGGCTTGACGAGCTAAGGGATAAATACGGAGAAACTCCTGAAGATTCCTTCAGGCTGCTTCCGGTCGAGTAATAAAACGCATGTTAATTTGATCAGGATTATTTATAATAACGCAGAGATCAATCCGCTTTATCATGATAGTAAACAAAAAGACCACATTTATTCCTGTCATCCCCCTGCTGACTGCAGGCGCCGGGATGTTTGGATGCAGCTCACCGGAAGCTGAAAGGCCCCGGCAGCCCAATATTGTGATCATTATTACCGACGACCAGGGCTGGGGTGATATAAGC
This region includes:
- a CDS encoding DUF4976 domain-containing protein, whose protein sequence is FPEPFNLFDDYSGMGAAAREQDMSIEHTMRIVEDLKMWPPGASGGVYNRTVGRMDEEQRRLWDMTYEPIREEFEKLNPQGKDLVRWKYQRYMYDYLATIQSVDESVGRILQYLEDTGMDENTIVIYTSDQGFYLGEHGWFDKRFMYEESYRTPLVIKWPGHIEPGSVNKDIVSNLDFAQTFLDAAGAPDPGDMQGRSMLPLLRGENVRDWRDAHYYHYYEYPAVHSVKRHYGIATDRYKLIHFYYDIDEWEMYDLETDPHEMQNVYDDPSYAVVRDDLHIRLDELRDKYGETPEDSFRLLPVE